A single Rhopalosiphum padi isolate XX-2018 chromosome 4, ASM2088224v1, whole genome shotgun sequence DNA region contains:
- the LOC132930948 gene encoding disks large homolog 1-like produces the protein MPVCKQDETLRALALLEDYHAKLSTVPDNDLQVVMKIVISVFKSRLFQALVDIQEFYELALQDESHSVTDEDISIAQKYIMDQFDAKVGLNDLNFQPLETECQRDYKKKEFVDISCQINGLSGHTGNQSCGDATEQESNLETDDETEYWEYDKITVERGSGGLGFSIAGGVDSESLVLVTRVSPDIGATGLRANDIILKVNDQSLEHVPHSFAVAALKNAGDVVTLHVKRRKKDAFVEPEKSYTVTEIELEKEDGGFGFTIAGGVGNVHLPGDSGVYVTKILEGGAAHKDSRIEVGDKLIAVKNTLNGDVDLENVTHEEAVAALKETGDKVTLVIVKESLSMRYIKPKTPIKSSISSKSSSENISLMLEKVATIRRSDEGLGFNIVGGEDKEGIFISYVAPGSPADQNGILEPGDRILSVNAIDMLNATHDDAAIALKGDGPIVTIVAQQRPEEYHRLQIKLADIKEQIMKKAIVSSSTLPRPSQKLQLFVRALFDYDPNRDDGLPSRGISFTYGSILHILNANDDEWWQAKKLVPAGEEDRIGIVPSKKRWERKQKSRDRTVKFQGHVPVLIDKTSTLEKKKKNFALSRMFPFMRSKADRLECTGTDQDHYMLCYTHEDPTSEGINLSSISIIELLVEEPTLPYESVVKKTLSYSRPVIVVGIYKDKINDHLISEYPEEFGSCVPHTSREIRHGEVDGVHYHFIKSREQMERDIKEHLFIEAGQFNDNLYGTSLASVQEVAEQNKHCILDVSSNAIKRLQAADLYPITIFIKASSLDFIMKISDKMTEDRAKKIYDQEMKVEQDYNEYLTAIIKGDSFEDIFEKVKNVIDEHSGPDVWLPNKDLTI, from the exons ATGCCTGTCTGTAAACAAGACG aaACCCTTAGGGCTTTAGCTCTCCTGGAAGACTATCATGCAAAACTCTCCACCGTACCCGACAATGATCTTCAAGTTGTCATGAAGATTGTGATCAGCGTCTTTAAGTCTAGGCTTTTTCAGGCTCTCGTtg atatacaaGAATTTTACGAATTGGCACTTCAAGATGAAAGTCATTCTGTAACAGATGAAGATATATCAATTgcacaaaaatatatcatgGATCAATTTGATGCTAAAGTTGGTTTG AATGATCTTAATTTTCAACCTTTGGAAACTGAATGTCAACGTGattataaaaagaaagaatTTGTGGATATAAGTTGTCAA attAATGGACTGAGTGGACATACTGGTAATCAGTCATGCGGTGATGCTACTGAACAAGAATCTAATCTTGAAACT gatGATGAAACTGAATATTGGGAGTATGATAAAATAACAGTTGAAAGGGGATCTGGTGGCCTAGGATTCAGCATTGCTGGTGGTGTAGATTCAGAATCATTAGTCCTAGTGACTCGAGTTAGTCCAGATATCGGTGCAACTGGTCTTCGtgctaatgatattattttaaaagtaaatgatCAGTCATTGGAACACGTTCCTCATAGTTTTGCTGTAGCTGCTCTTAAAAATGCTGGAGATGTTGTTACActa CACGTAAAACGACGCAAAAAGGATGCATTTGTTGAACCAGAAAAATCATATACAGTTACAGAGATTGAACTAGAAAAAGAGGATGGAGGTTTTGGCTTCACAATAGCTGGAGGTGTTGGTAATGTTCATTTACCAGGGGATAGTGGAGTATATGTTACAAAGATCTTAGAAGGTGGTGCAGCTCATAAAGATAGTCGTATAGAAGTTGGTGATAAATTGATTGCAGTTAAAAACACACTG AATGGTGATGTAGACTTAGAAAATGTTACTCACGAAGAAGCAGTTGCTGCACTTAAAGAAACTGGCGATAAAGTAACACTTGTCATtg TGAAAGAGTCTCTTAGCATGCGTTATATAAAACCAAAAACACCAATTAAATCCAGCATTTCGTCTAAATCAAGCAgtgaaaatatatcattaat GCTTGAAAAAGTAGCCACTATTCGAAGGTCTGATGAAGGGTTAGGATTTAACATTGTTGGTGGGGAAGATAAAgaaggtatttttatttcttatgtgGCACCTGGTAGTCCAGCTGATCAAAATGGAATTTTAGAACCAGGTGATCGTATTTTAAGTGTTAATGCAATTGACATGTTAAATGCCACTCATGATGATGCTGCTATAgctttaaaa gGCGATGGACCGATTGTTACTATTGTAGCTCAACAACGGCCTGAAGAATATCATAGACTCCAAATTAAATTAGCAGATATTAAAgaacaaataatgaaaaaagcTATTGTGTCTTCAAGCACATTACCAAGACCTTCACAAAAATTACAGTTATTCGTCAG ggCTTTGTTTGATTACGATCCAAACCGAGATGATGGCCTACCAAGTCGTGGAATATCATTTACATATGGTAGCATACTACACATACTTAATGCTAATGACGATGAATGGTGGCAAGCTAAAAAGTTGGTTCCAGCTGGTGAAGAGGATCGTATTGGTATTGTACCTTCAAAAAAGCGCTGGGAACGAAAACAAAAGTCAAGGGATCGTACAGTTAAATTTCAAGGACATGTTCCAGTTCTTATTGATAAA acttCCACTTtggaaaagaaaaagaaaaattttgcTTTAAGTCGAATGTTTCCATTTATGCGTAGTAAAGCAGATCGTTTGGAATGTACTGGAACAGACCAAGATC ATTATATGCTTTGTTACACTCATGAAGATCCAACATCTGAAGGTATTAATTTAAGCAGCATAAGCATAATTGAACTACTTGTTG aagAACCAACTTTACCATATGAATCTGTTGTTAAGAAAACATTGAGCTATAGTCGCCCTGTCATTGTAGTTGGAATTTACAAAGACAAAATAAATGATCATCTAATATCAGAATATCCAGAAGAGTTTGGATCATGTGTACctc acACGTCTAGAGAAATTCGGCATGGGGAAGTTGATGGTGttcattatcattttattaaatcacgTGAACAAATGGAGCGTGATATTaaagaacatttatttattgaagcTGGTcagtttaatgataatttatatggaACATCTCTAGCTTCAGTCCAAGAAGTTGCTGAACAA aacaAACATTGCATTCTTGACGTAAGCTCCAATGCTATTAAACGTTTACAAGCAGCAGACCTGTAccctattactatatttattaaagcatCTTCTCTTGActttattat GAAAATCAGCGATAAAATGACTGAAGATCGGGCAAAGAAAATTTATGATCAAGAAATGAAAGTTGAACaagattataatgaatatttaacag ctATTATAAAAGGTGATTCATTTGaagacatttttgaaaaagtaaaaaatgttatcgaCGAACATTCAGGACCTGATGTGTGGTTACCAAATAAAGATCTAACTATCTGA
- the LOC132930950 gene encoding uncharacterized protein LOC132930950, whose translation MFIERGKPEEIPKGAIRLTKEEVIEYMTDLIHKWPNTMELWALKHGNPILSSAVVISSSVILNFYRKKLQLRNYGRFTLFLPVVLIPSIFDQMYQTSITTRSIILQEDCPICINTQSMFIQLGTGVVYPLMSTIGGTYMFAQKMNTFSLGSKGPDIIKEFAQHVTKISRPLYNRLTVFVIGHVLLSYMISHYQMENFEFLRIKMLQQQNEDIEALRQSKQISYK comes from the exons ATGTTTATCGAAAGGGGGAAACCAGAAGAAATCCCCAAGGGGGCCATACGTCTCACAAAAGAGGAGGTCATAGAGTACATGACCGACCTGATACACAAATGGCCAAATACTATGGAATT atgGGCGCTGAAACATGGTAATCCAATTTTATCATCAGCAGTTGTTATATCGAGTTCggtcattttaaatttttaccgcAAAAAATTACAACTTAGAAATTATGGACGTTTTACATTGTTTTTACCAGTTGTTCTTATCCCGTCAATTTTTGATCAAATGTATCAAACTTCA ATTACTACTAGATCAATAATTTTACAAGAAGATTGTCCTATTTGCATTAATACACAATCAATGTTCATACAATTGGGCACAGGAGTTGTTTATCCGTTGATGAGCACAATTGGTGGAACATACatg TTTGCCCAGAAAATGAACACGTTTAGTTTGGGATCCAAAGGACCtgatattattaaagaatttgcTCAACATGTAACGAAAATAAGTCGTCCACTGTATAATAGACTTACAGTATTTGTTATTGGTCATGTACTATTAAGTTATATGATAAGTCATTACCAAATGGaaaattttgagtttttaagGATTAAAATGTTGCAACAACAAAATGAAGACATAGAAGCATTACGTCAAAGTAaacaaattagttataaataa
- the LOC132930949 gene encoding nuclear protein AMMECR1 — MSGSCETNTKKQKLHHHHQVSLDVNGGSGSASTAPLDGAVQKITTPAMGYFCFDTLYSYLNSLEPPKKPDFTNDPFPLFVTWETGIDKKLRGCIGTFNSIALHSGLREYAITSALRDSRFKPISSDELNRLHVTISILLHFEEGKDYNDWEIGVHGIRIEFQNERGLRRTATYLPEVAEEQGWDKIQTIDSLLRKGGYRGHVTPETRRSLKLTRYQSETVSVSFQDYMNHMQTQRC; from the exons ATGTCCGGTTCTTGTGAAACGAACACCAAGAAACAGAAACTCCATCACCATCATCAGGTGTCGTTGGACGTCAATGGTGGTAGCGGCAGTGCATCGACGGCTCCACTTGATGGTGCCGTTCAAAAGATCACTACCCCAGCAATGGGGTATTTCTGTTTTGATACACTATACTCCTATCTGAACAGTTTGGAGCCTCCCAAGAAACCAGATTTCACAAATGATCCATT TCCTCTGTTCGTAACATGGGAGACCGGAATAGACAAGAAACTCAGGGGGTGTATCGGCACATTCAATTCAATTGCTTTACACAGTGGCTTACGCGAATACGCTATAACAag tgCACTGAGAGATTCAAGGTTCAAACCAATCTCAAGCGACGAATTGAACCGATTACATGTAACCATATCGATATTGTTACACTTCGAGGAAGGCAAAGATTACAACGATTGGGAAATCGGCGTTCACGGTATACGCATTGAATTTCAAAATGAACGTGGACTGAGGCGCACCGCTACTTATTTACCAGAAGTAGCTGAAGAACAag GCTGGGACAAAATACAAACTATTGATTCACTCCTGCGTAAAGGAGGTTATCGAGGACATGTAACACCTGAGACTCGTCGCTCTTTAAAATTGACTAGATACCAAAGCGAAACTGTATCAGTCAGTTTTCAAGATTATATGAATCATATGCAGACTCAACGTTGCTAG